In Candidatus Woesebacteria bacterium, one DNA window encodes the following:
- a CDS encoding Site-specific recombinase XerD — protein MEQTMLKALLPNFIKSLEDKKRSPSTIIAYRADLEQFVDFAEKKQKPYIQSIGKELIEAYRDTLLAEKYTPKSVSRKLNAIKTFFKFAVEQKHISSNPAQDVSHPKTEPAKPKFLSKLEYRALRDTVRSDLRTAAIVELILQTGLRISEVANLKLANVGDKEIKIEAYASQPERVIPLNKRAKEALDNYLKNERPKSDSPYFFVSKNGKPLAVRNIRSTINRYIQKAEMPSYTINDLRTTFIVENLKAGVNLVLLSQVAGHKRLSTTESYLELAGIKEAGNKQELEEL, from the coding sequence ATGGAACAAACAATGTTAAAGGCTCTGCTCCCAAACTTTATCAAAAGTCTGGAAGATAAAAAAAGGTCGCCCTCAACTATTATAGCTTATAGGGCGGACCTTGAGCAGTTTGTGGATTTCGCAGAAAAGAAACAAAAGCCTTATATCCAATCAATAGGAAAGGAGCTAATTGAGGCCTATCGCGATACCCTCCTTGCTGAAAAATACACACCCAAAAGCGTTTCAAGGAAACTAAACGCAATAAAGACATTTTTTAAATTTGCTGTTGAACAAAAACATATCTCAAGTAACCCTGCTCAAGATGTTTCTCATCCAAAAACAGAACCTGCCAAGCCTAAATTCCTTTCTAAACTTGAGTACCGTGCTTTAAGAGACACTGTACGTTCTGACTTGAGAACAGCAGCCATCGTAGAATTAATTCTTCAAACAGGGCTTAGAATTTCAGAGGTAGCCAACCTCAAACTTGCAAATGTAGGTGATAAAGAAATAAAAATTGAAGCTTATGCCAGCCAACCTGAAAGAGTTATTCCTTTAAACAAAAGAGCAAAAGAGGCTCTTGACAATTATCTTAAGAATGAAAGACCAAAAAGTGATTCTCCTTACTTTTTTGTAAGCAAAAACGGAAAGCCGCTTGCTGTCAGAAACATCAGATCAACTATCAATAGGTATATTCAAAAAGCAGAAATGCCAAGCTATACCATTAACGACTTGCGCACCACTTTCATAGTTGAGAATTTAAAAGCAGGGGTAAATTTGGTTTTGCTTTCCCAAGTTGCAGGGCACAAAAGGCTCTCAACCACTGAAAGTTATCTCGAGCTTGCGGGC
- a CDS encoding Cell division protein DivIC, with protein MGINFNSLFVHKAEKKNVSWFNKVLSLAFSVLTILVFSAFWSNFSKLRQAEKKIEEKKRSLEELRRENESIKNRLKEISSEAYIEKQLRDNLAMVKKGEVVVVLPDEETIKSFVPKIDIGGDKAINLPNWRKWSLFFNF; from the coding sequence ATGGGTATTAATTTTAACAGTTTATTTGTTCATAAAGCTGAGAAAAAAAATGTCTCTTGGTTTAATAAGGTCTTGTCTTTAGCCTTCTCTGTTTTAACAATTTTAGTATTTAGCGCTTTTTGGAGTAATTTTTCCAAGCTAAGACAAGCTGAGAAGAAGATAGAAGAGAAAAAAAGAAGTCTTGAGGAATTAAGAAGAGAAAATGAATCTATCAAAAATAGGCTTAAGGAGATTAGTTCAGAGGCGTATATCGAGAAACAACTAAGGGATAATTTAGCGATGGTAAAAAAGGGCGAGGTTGTGGTGGTTTTGCCTGATGAGGAGACTATCAAGAGTTTTGTCCCCAAGATAGATATTGGTGGTGACAAGGCAATTAATTTGCCTAATTGGCGCAAGTGGTCTCTTTTCTTTAATTTCTAG